One part of the Bradyrhizobium sp. CB1650 genome encodes these proteins:
- a CDS encoding GMC family oxidoreductase — MAKFDLNDSGVVVIVGSGAGGGTLGNELAQKGVKVVILEAGPRIENQDFINDEWESFSQLAWSDARTTSGTWRVAKDFPNLPAWIVKAVGGSTVHWAGASLRFDEHEFKVKSTYGNIPGANLLDWPVTLAEMEPWYAKAENKMGVTRTNGIPGLPGNNNFKVLEAGAKKLGYKTVHTGNMAINSQPRDGRGSCQQIGFCFQGCKSGAKWSTLYTEIPKGEATGNLEVRPNSMVIKIEHDASGKVTGVIYADQTGATQRQKARIVAVAGNSIESPRLLLNSASTMFPDGLANSSGQVGRNYMRHMTGSVYAVFEKSVHMYRGTTMAGIIRDEAANNPKRGFVGGYEMETLSIGLPFMAAFLNPGAWGRPFTSALDGYPRMAGMWLVGEDMPQETNRITLDPTVKDKSGLPVASVHFDDHPNDAAMRAHAYKQGAAVYDAVGATVTYPTPPYPSTHNLGTNRMSEKPRDGVVNKFGQTHDIKNLFVSDGSQFTSGAACNPTLTIVALAIRQADYIAGAMQKKDI; from the coding sequence ATGGCAAAATTCGATCTGAACGACAGCGGCGTTGTGGTGATCGTGGGCTCGGGTGCCGGTGGCGGCACGCTGGGCAACGAGCTCGCACAGAAGGGCGTCAAGGTCGTCATTCTCGAGGCCGGTCCGCGCATTGAGAACCAGGACTTCATCAACGACGAATGGGAAAGTTTTTCCCAGCTCGCCTGGTCGGACGCGCGCACCACGTCGGGCACGTGGCGCGTCGCCAAGGACTTCCCGAATCTTCCCGCCTGGATCGTCAAGGCGGTCGGCGGCTCCACGGTGCATTGGGCCGGCGCCTCGCTGCGCTTCGACGAGCACGAGTTCAAGGTGAAGAGCACCTACGGCAACATTCCCGGCGCGAACCTGTTGGACTGGCCCGTCACGCTCGCCGAGATGGAGCCGTGGTACGCCAAGGCCGAGAACAAGATGGGCGTGACCCGCACTAACGGGATTCCCGGCCTTCCCGGCAACAATAACTTCAAGGTGCTCGAGGCCGGCGCGAAGAAGCTCGGCTACAAGACCGTGCACACCGGCAACATGGCGATCAACAGCCAGCCGCGCGACGGACGCGGCTCCTGCCAGCAGATCGGCTTCTGCTTCCAGGGCTGCAAGTCCGGCGCGAAATGGTCGACGCTCTACACCGAGATCCCGAAGGGCGAGGCGACCGGCAATCTCGAGGTCCGCCCCAACAGCATGGTGATCAAGATCGAGCACGATGCGAGCGGCAAGGTGACCGGCGTGATCTATGCCGACCAGACCGGAGCGACGCAGCGCCAGAAGGCACGCATCGTCGCGGTCGCCGGCAACTCGATCGAGAGCCCGCGGCTTCTGCTCAACAGCGCTTCGACCATGTTCCCCGACGGCCTCGCCAACTCGAGCGGCCAGGTCGGCCGCAACTACATGCGTCACATGACGGGCAGCGTCTATGCGGTGTTCGAGAAGTCGGTGCACATGTATCGCGGCACGACCATGGCCGGCATCATCCGCGACGAGGCCGCCAACAATCCGAAACGCGGTTTCGTCGGCGGCTACGAGATGGAGACGCTGTCGATCGGCCTGCCCTTCATGGCGGCGTTCCTCAATCCCGGCGCCTGGGGACGTCCGTTCACCTCAGCGCTCGACGGCTATCCGCGGATGGCCGGCATGTGGCTGGTCGGCGAAGACATGCCGCAGGAGACCAACCGCATCACGCTCGATCCAACCGTGAAGGACAAGTCCGGACTGCCGGTCGCGAGCGTACATTTCGACGACCATCCCAACGATGCCGCGATGCGCGCTCACGCCTACAAGCAAGGTGCTGCGGTCTATGACGCCGTCGGCGCCACCGTGACCTATCCGACGCCGCCCTATCCGAGCACCCACAATCTCGGCACCAACCGGATGAGTGAAAAGCCGCGCGATGGCGTCGTCAACAAGTTCGGACAGACCCACGACATCAAGAACCTGTTCGTCTCCGATGGCAGCCAGTTCACCAGCGGCGCGGCCTGCAATCCGACGCTCACCATCGTCGCACTCGCTATCCGGCAGGCGGACTACATCGCCGGCGCGATGCAGAAGAAGGACATCTAA
- a CDS encoding ribbon-helix-helix domain-containing protein: MCHLFAHQPQRDYESQTRSLRIDGHCTSIRLEMAFWDTLEEIAAKESMSLGKFLTTLYNEVLDHHGEVNNFASLLRCSCLIYRSRAVAPVQEFKSSVTPILDAAE, from the coding sequence ATGTGCCATCTCTTCGCGCATCAGCCCCAACGCGACTACGAGTCCCAGACCCGCTCGCTGCGGATTGACGGGCATTGCACCTCGATCCGCCTGGAGATGGCATTCTGGGATACGCTGGAAGAGATCGCGGCCAAGGAGAGCATGAGCCTCGGCAAGTTCCTGACGACCCTCTACAACGAGGTCCTCGACCATCATGGCGAGGTCAACAATTTCGCCTCCCTGCTACGCTGCTCCTGCCTGATCTACCGCTCCAGGGCCGTGGCGCCAGTGCAGGAGTTCAAGAGTTCGGTGACGCCCATTCTCGACGCGGCCGAATAG